The Solanum pennellii chromosome 11, SPENNV200 genome contains a region encoding:
- the LOC107003249 gene encoding serine/threonine-protein kinase-like protein CCR4: MAILAQKTHFFFSLVFIFSLSFQPISSLSTIAISKTSNQTLVCALISSSLYPQQSSLNCTSFPQGIQIPLNPSVSFTGIVGGNGFLCGLTSSSNSIMVCWRFSDNGTDLNYKRVYIGPLLTNLDSGNSHVCGIVNGTNRLQCWQWREFSSSNNSLITSNLAVGEDFVCGLLPLRQIQCLGSYRNVTDAVPVGNYSEIAAGSQYACAISMNGSLDCWGNMVGEKPVDQFKSLALGDNRGCGLKVDGKVVCWGEIGFSLPSNLSDISFETLEAKQDIFCGIETSIYSLFCWGNEIFNSNPVVYDGVQVVPGPCTTSCPCAPLGNYARFCGQELMICEHCVWPGFGQNPPIVNGSGPSPPPLSPQPTPAPSQWSTRNVVFLVVGCVGSLMMLSVLVILFLKYCKSRGCRVHDSGRLDEAGTPPQQGSQTSQVQDQLGPQPSILEKRPSKFLSMGNGGHLEEFSLQLLLQVTNNFSEEHKIGTGSFGSVYHATLDDGREVAIKRAEASASSSYAGGSKYRQEDKDSAFLNELEFLSRLNHKNLVTLYGYCEDNNERVLVFEYMNNGTLHDHLHKLETSSLISWTARIKVALDAARGIEYLHEYAVPAVIHRDIKSSNILLDTNGNAKVSDFGLSLMGPQEDESHLSLRAAGTVGYMDPEYYRLQQLTTKSDVYSFGVMMLELLSGYKAIHKNENGVPRNVVDFVVPYIVQDEIHRVLDGRVPPPTPFEIEAVSYVGYLAADCTTLEGRDRPTMTEIVNNLERALQACLTTPNFSRSNTDSST, translated from the coding sequence ATGGCCATTCTTGCTcaaaaaactcactttttcttttctttagttttcattttttccctttctttccaaccCATTTCTTCACTTTCCACTATTGCCATTTCCAAAACTTCTAATCAAACATTAGTTTGTGCATTGATTTCTTCTTCCTTATATCCCCAACAATCATCTCTCAATTGTACTAGTTTCCCTCAGGGTATTCAAATCCCTTTAAACCCTTCTGTTTCCTTCACTGGAATTGTGGGTGGAAATGGTTTCCTTTGTGGGTTAACCTCTTCTTCTAATTCAATCATGGTGTGTTGGAGGTTTTCAGATAATGGGACtgatttgaattataaaagGGTTTATATTGGTCCATTGCTTACAAATCTTGATTCTGGAAATTCCCATGTTTGTGGAATTGTTAATGGAACTAATAGGCTTCAATGTTGGCAGTGGCGTGAATTTAGTTCATCAAATAACAGTTTGATAACTTCAAATCTTGCTGTTGGAGAAGATTTCGTTTGTGGGTTGTTGCCATTGAGACAAATTCAATGTCTAGGAAGCTATAGAAATGTTACTGATGCTGTTCCTGTAGGTAATTACAGTGAAATTGCAGCTGGTTCTCAATATGCTTGTGCCATCTCCATGAATGGTAGTTTGGATTGTTGGGGAAATATGGTAGGAGAAAAGCCTGTTGACCAATTCAAATCTCTTGCTTTAGGTGATAATAGGGGTTGTGGTTTGAAGGTTGATGGGAAAGTTGTTTGTTGGGGTGAAATTGGTTTTAGTCTACCTTCAAATTTGAGTGATATATCTTTTGAAACATTAGAAGCAAAACAAGATATTTTTTGTGGCATTGAGACCTCAATTTATTCATTGTTCTGTTGGGGAAATGAGATTTTCAATTCAAATCCAGTAGTCTATGATGGTGTACAAGTTGTTCCAGGACCATGTACCACTTCATGTCCTTGTGCACCTTTAGGTAACTATGCTAGGTTTTGTGGTCAAGAACTAATGATATGTGAACATTGTGTTTGGCCAGGATTTGGTCAGAATCCCCCAATTGTTAACGGGTCAGGTCCTTCGCCACCGCCATTATCCCCACAGCCAACGCCAGCGCCATCTCAGTGGAGCACGAGAAATGTGGTGTTTCTAGTGGTAGGTTGTGTTGGGTCCTTAATGATGTTGAGTGTTCTTGTTATACTGTTTCTCAAGTATTGCAAGAGTAGAGGATGCAGAGTACACGACTCTGGCCGTCTTGATGAGGCTGGGACACCTCCACAGCAAGGCAGCCAGACAtctcaagttcaagatcaatTAGGTCCTCAGCCATCAATCTTGGAGAAAAGACCAAGTAAATTCCTTAGTATGGGAAATGGGGGTCACTTGGAAGAATTTTCCTTGCAATTGTTACTTCAAGTGACAAATAACTTCTCTGAAGAGCACAAAATCGGCACAGGAAGTTTTGGTTCTGTTTATCATGCTACATTAGATGATGGTCGAGAAGTAGCCATAAAAAGGGCAGAAGCTTCAGCCTCATCTTCCTATGCTGGTGGTTCAAAGTATAGACAAGAGGACAAAGACAGTGCATTCCTCAATGAGCTAGAGTTTCTGTCTcgactcaatcacaagaacctCGTTACCCTATATGGCTATTGTGAAGACAACAACGAACGTGTCTTGGTTTTCGAGTACATGAACAATGGCACTCTCCATGACCATCTCCACAAGCTTGAGACCTCATCACTAATATCATGGACTGCTAGGATCAAGGTAGCATTGGACGCAGCCCGTGGGATAGAGTACCTCCACGAGTACGCAGTCCCAGCTGTCATCCACCGAGACATCAAGTCATCCAACATATTACTCGACACCAATGGGAACGCCAAGGTGTCTGACTTTGGACTGTCCCTAATGGGACCACAAGAGGACGAATCACACCTTTCTTTGCGTGCAGCAGGGACGGTGGGTTACATGGACCCTGAGTACTACAGATTGCAACAACTGACAACAAAGAGTGATGTGTATAGTTTTGGAGTAATGATGCTAGAGTTGTTGTCAGGTTACAAGGCGATTCACAAGAACGAGAATGGTGTACCGAGGAatgtggttgattttgtggtgCCATATATAGTACAAGATGAGATTCACAGAGTGTTGGATGGTAGAGTACCACCACCAACACCATTTGAGATAGAGGCAGTGTCCTATGTAGGTTATCTTGCAGCTGATTGTACTACATTAGAAGGTAGAGATAGACCAACAATGACTGAAATTGTAAATAACCTCGAAAGGGCGTTGCAAGCATGTTTGACAACTCCAAATTTCTCTCGATCCAACACCGATTCATcgacataa